A genomic segment from Micropterus dolomieu isolate WLL.071019.BEF.003 ecotype Adirondacks linkage group LG03, ASM2129224v1, whole genome shotgun sequence encodes:
- the clcn1b gene encoding chloride channel protein 1, with protein MSSLPGSLPLAPLRPLPPLREGFFRSLCPFCLFLSARVFRLVCIPYTYAAHSPSLSRYLKTLHAGSSFILVPGLSCQGCFSFSSLSSCPFSPIWHLVFPRRPRNCDFCDLVLFLYGEYREQLGNFAQREAARLLTERQWRRQAGENTTATARRGHGRRHHQHHHPVTLESHHSHASSTKKPRPYSKCQDCLARVRRYIVTKMGEDWIFLVLLGLTMALVSWSMDYASAKSLQVYKWIHGELKGNVPLQYLAWVTYPMILVMFASLFCHLVSPQAIGSGIPELKTILRGVVLKEYLTLKAFIAKVVGLTAGLGSGMPVGKEGPFVHIASICAAVLSRFMSIFSGVYENPYGYTDILTVGCAVGVGCCFGTPLGGVLFSIEVTSTYFAVRNYWRGYFAATFSAFIFRVLSVWNKDAVTITALFKTNFRMDFPFDLQELPAFAVIGISCGFLGAFFVYLNRQVVLFMRRPTALTRFLTKHRLIYPGAVTLIISTFTFPPGFGQFMAGELMPRECINSLFDNFTWTKIQGSPAPPGLGRSSAWLHPHVSVFVILLLFCVMKFWMSAVSTTMPIPSGAFMPVFILGAAFGRLIGEIMATLFPNGILFDGIVYRILPGGYAVIGAAAMTGAVTHTVSTAVICFELTGQISHILPMMVAVILANMVAQGLQPSLYDSIIQVKKLPYLPELALGHISKYNIFVEDIMVRKVKFLSSQSSFRELSHLLETTTLKTIPLVDSKESMILLGSIERTELQAIFDWWLSTERRVFERGQSSPGQGSKVSWESFTFVDEEGVVESADKTAPMQVEECNGPMPSPKLQEPSTNHTGSDKRRLPSVRRTLQRLFSSTPSSGQTETQETTTPPLTDTMSPEEIKAWEEEELDKPVDMEQIRIDPSPFQLVERTSLHKTHTLFSLLGLSHAYVTSIGKLVGVVALKELQKAIEGSTRSGVRLRPPLASFRDASRKTKKHQPPSSTPSSPTRDRDLWGEGSRREGEQVRKESKEDSQGKALSSRGAPVCDTASSTPSSAGCTNVSPATTRGTDSPSQEPASPSTSAPTSPSPPASLVSLTSPVLTLSSLQEERESEESDEPI; from the exons ATGTCCTCTCTTCCAGGATCTCTTCCTCTGGCTCCTCTCCGGCCCCTGCCTCCTCTCAGGGAGGGGTTTTTCCGATCTCTATGCCCATTTTGTCTATTTCTGTCTGCCAGGGTATTCAGGCTGGTGTGTATCCCTTACACATACGCCGCACATTCCCCGTCTCTTTCTCGTTATCTCAAGACTCTCCATGCTGGATCTAGTTTTATCCTTGTCCCAGGTCTCAGTTGTCAGGGgtgtttctccttctcttccctctcttcttGTCCCTTCTCTCCTATCTGGCATCTTGTTTTCCCGAGACGCCCAAGAAACTGTGATTTCTGTGACTTGGTGCTTTTT CTGTACGGTGAGTACAGGGAGCAGCTGGGAAACTTTGCCCAGCGGGAGGCTGCTCGTTTGCTGACAGAGAGACAATGGAGGAGACAGGCAGGGGAAAACACCACAGCCACCGCCCGCAGAGGGCATGGCCGGCGGCATCATCAACATCACCACCCTGTGACCTTGGAGTCGCATCACAGTCACGCCTCTTCCACCAAAAAGCCTCGTCCCTACTCCAAATGCCAAG ATTGTTTGGCTCGTGTGCGGCGGTACATAGTGACCAAGATGGGGGAGGACTGGATATTCCTGGTTCTTCTGGGACTGACAATGGCTCTGGTCAGCTGGAGTATGGACTACGCCAGTGCCAAGAGCCTGCAAG tttATAAGTGGATACATGGTGAGCTTAAGGGCAATGTGCCACTCCAGTACCTTGCCTGGGTTACCTATCCCATGATCCTTGTCATGTTCGCCTCACTCTTCTGTCACCTGGTTTCTCCACAGGCCATCG GTTCTGGTATTCCCGAGCTGAAAACCATCCTGAGAGGTGTAGTGCTGAAGGAGTATCTGACACTCAAAGCCTTCATAGCAAAAGTCGTCGGACTGACTGCTGGCCTGGGCAGTGGGATGCCAGTGGGCAAAGAA GGTCCATTTGTTCACATAGCCAGTATATGTGCCGCAGTGCTGAGTCGATTCATGTCCATCTTCTCCGGAGTCTATGAG AACCCTTATGGTTACACAGATATTCTGACTGTTGGCTGTGCCGTGGGAGTGGGATGCTGTTTCGGCACTCCACTAGGAG GGGTGTTGTTCAGTATTGAGGTCACGTCTACCTACTTTGCAGTGAGGAATTACTGGCGGGGATATTTTGCTGCCACTTTCAGCGCCTTCATATTCAGGGTGCTCTCCGTTTGGAACAAGGATGCTG tCACAATTACAGCTCTCTTCAAAACTAACTTTCGGATGGATTTCCCCTTTGACCTCCAGGAGCTACCTGCATTTGCAGTAATAGG GATCTCGTGTGGCTTCCTGGGGGCGTTCTTCGTCTACCTGAACAGACAGGTGGTTCTCTTCATGAGAAGACCGACAGCGCTCACACGCTTCCTAACCAAACA tCGATTGATCTATCCAGGTGCAGTGACACTGATTATCTCCACCTTCACGTTTCCTCCTGGGTTCGGACAGTTTATGGCCGGAGAG CTGATGCCCCGGGAGTGCATCAACTCCCTGTTTGATAATTTCACCTGGACCAAAATCCAAGGATCTCCTGCTCCGCCCGGGCTTGGTCGCTCGTCTGCATGGCTCCATCCACATGTCAGCGTCTtcgtcatcctcctcctcttctgtgtcATGAAG TTCTGGATGTCAGCAGTTTCCACCACAATGCCCATCCCCTCGGGCGCCTTTATGCCAGTGTTCATATTAG GAGCTGCTTTCGGTCGCCTCATAGGGGAGATCATGGCTACTCTTTTCCCAAATGGAATCCTGTTTGATGGGATAGTGTACCGTATCCTGCCGGGAGGTTACGCTGTCATTG GTGCGGCGGCGATGACGGGAGCCGTCACACATACGGTTTCCACTGCAGTAATCTGCTTCGAGCTGACTGGTCAAATCTCCCACATCCTGCCCATGATGGTGGCGGTCATCCTAGCAAACATGGTGGCCCAGGGTCTGCAACCTTCTCTCTACGACTCCATCATCCAGGTGAAGAAGCTACCCTACTTGCCTGAGTTGGCCCTCGGGCACATAAG CAAATACAACATCTTTGTGGAGGACATCATGGTCCGCAAAGTGAAGTTCCTGTCTTCTCAATCCTCCTTTCGGGAATTGAGCCATCTGCTAGAGACCACAACTCTGAAAACCATCCCCCTGGTCGACTCTAAGG aatccatGATCCTTCTGGGCTCCATTGAGAGGACAGAGCTTCAGGCCATCTTTGACTGGTGGCTCTCAACAGAGAGGCGAGTCTTTGAAAGAGGTCAGAGCTCACCAGGCCAGGGCTCCAAAGTCAGCTGGGAGTCCTTCACCTTCGTAGACGAAGAGGGCGTAGTGGAGAGTGCAGACAAG ACTGCTCCAATGCAAGTGGAAGAATGTAACGGACCCATGCCATCTCCAAAACTTCAGGAGCCCTCCACCAACCACACAGGCTCAG ACAAGCGCAGGCTGCCGTCTGTCAGGAGGACCCTTCAGAGACTCTTCTCCTCCACGCCCTCGTCAGGCCAGACTGAAACGCAG GAGACCACAACCCCTCCACTGACTGACACCATGTCCCCAGAGGAG ATCAAAGCCTGGGAAGAGGAAGAGCTTGACAAACCGGTGGATATGGAGCAGATACGTATAGACCCCTCCCCGTTTCAGCTGGTGGAAAGAACGTCTCTGCACAAG ACCCACACTCTGTTCTCTCTGCTGGGTCTCAGTCACGCCTATGTCACCAGTATTGGAAAGCTGGTGGGTGTCGTGGCACTGAAAGAG TTACAGAAAGCTATAGAGGGCTCAACTCGCAGCGGGGTGAGGCTTCGTCCCCCTCTGGCAAGCTTCAGAGACGCCAGCAGGAAAACCAAGAAGCACCAGCCTCCCTCATCCACTCCTTCCTCCCCCACTCGGGACAGAGACTTGTGGGGGGAGGGGAGCAGGAGGGAGGGGGAGCAAGTGAGAAAGGAGTCCAAGGAGGATTCCCAAGGGAAGGCGTTGTCTTCCAGAGGAGCTCCCGTGTGTGACACTGCTTCCTCCACCCCCAGCAGCGCGGGGTGCACCAACGTCAGCCCTGCCACCACAAGAGGAACTGACAGTCCTTCCCAGGAGCCGGCGTCCCCCTCTACCTCCGCCCCTACCTCACCCTCACCTCCTGCCTCCCTTGTTTCACTCACCAGCCCTGTCCTCACACTATCCTCCctgcaggaggagagggagagtgagGAATCAGACGAGCCCATATAG